One window of Microcoleus vaginatus PCC 9802 genomic DNA carries:
- a CDS encoding (2Fe-2S)-binding protein produces MVKVQAQGKTFECDRGANLREVLLKNGIDVYNGNAKVINCHGLGTCGTCAVTVEGEVSESQWREKARLSVPPHSPASNRRLSCHTKVLGDIKVTKYDGFWGQGSETVWKPQA; encoded by the coding sequence GTGGTCAAGGTACAAGCGCAAGGAAAAACATTTGAGTGCGATCGCGGAGCGAATCTCCGTGAAGTTTTGCTCAAAAACGGCATCGATGTCTACAACGGCAACGCCAAAGTCATCAACTGCCACGGCCTCGGCACTTGCGGCACCTGCGCCGTCACCGTCGAGGGCGAAGTTTCCGAGTCCCAGTGGCGCGAAAAAGCCCGACTTTCGGTTCCTCCCCATTCTCCCGCCTCCAACCGCCGTTTGTCCTGCCACACGAAGGTTTTAGGCGATATTAAGGTGACAAAATATGATGGTTTCTGGGGTCAAGGTTCTGAAACTGTCTGGAAACCCCAAGCATAG
- the thiO gene encoding glycine oxidase ThiO, which translates to MNSSKDILIIGGGIIGLSLAVELKLRGASVAVLTADSKQPTARAAAGMLAPQAERIPPSPMLDLCLQSRTLYPAWVEQLENITGLKTGYWRSGILAPVCQNEPPEKPLLSDLNYQWLDRDTVRQHQFGLGQEVIGGWWYPDDAQVDNRALFRTLQAATKELQIEIIQGNAGEIIRQGNRVVGIETTAGKFQADRYVLAAGPWSEKLLDIPVFPRKGQMLSVCVPEDCGVIQPLQTVLFGTGIYIVPRQDGRIIIGATSENVDFRPGNTPAGMQSLLAGAIKLYPELQNYPIVEFWWGFRPATPDEWPILGASAWENLTWATGHYRNGILLAPVTAKLLADLIGNQDSHPLLAAFHYSRFGASALT; encoded by the coding sequence ATGAATTCATCTAAAGATATTCTGATTATTGGCGGCGGAATAATTGGCCTTTCGCTAGCAGTAGAACTGAAATTGCGAGGGGCATCTGTCGCGGTTCTCACCGCCGATTCTAAACAACCGACGGCCCGGGCTGCTGCTGGAATGCTTGCCCCGCAAGCCGAACGAATTCCCCCCAGTCCGATGCTGGATTTGTGCTTGCAAAGCCGCACACTGTATCCCGCCTGGGTAGAACAGCTAGAGAATATTACCGGATTGAAAACGGGGTATTGGCGATCGGGAATTCTCGCACCAGTTTGTCAAAATGAGCCTCCAGAAAAGCCACTTTTGTCAGACCTTAATTATCAATGGTTGGACAGAGATACTGTTCGCCAGCACCAGTTTGGATTAGGTCAAGAAGTAATTGGCGGTTGGTGGTATCCTGACGACGCTCAAGTAGACAACCGCGCTTTATTTCGGACGCTTCAGGCCGCAACTAAAGAATTGCAGATTGAGATTATTCAAGGCAATGCCGGGGAAATTATTCGGCAGGGAAACCGAGTTGTTGGCATTGAAACAACAGCAGGAAAATTCCAAGCAGACCGTTATGTTTTGGCTGCAGGTCCTTGGTCTGAGAAATTATTAGATATTCCTGTTTTTCCCAGAAAGGGGCAAATGCTGTCAGTATGTGTACCAGAAGATTGTGGAGTTATCCAGCCCCTGCAAACTGTTCTATTCGGGACTGGCATTTATATTGTGCCACGTCAAGATGGCAGAATTATTATTGGTGCAACTAGCGAAAATGTGGATTTTAGACCGGGAAATACGCCTGCGGGAATGCAAAGTTTGCTAGCCGGAGCGATTAAGTTATATCCCGAATTACAAAACTATCCAATTGTGGAGTTTTGGTGGGGATTTCGGCCGGCTACTCCTGATGAATGGCCGATTTTAGGTGCTAGTGCTTGGGAGAATTTGACATGGGCTACGGGGCATTACCGCAATGGCATTTTGTTGGCTCCGGTGACGGCTAAATTATTGGCTGATTTGATTGGGAATCAGGACTCACATCCGTTATTGGCTGCTTTTCATTATTCGAGGTTTGGAGCTTCAGCACTGACTTGA